The region CACATACTTCTTCCTTGAATCAGAAGTTGTGCCACTAGCCTGGTTACCTGTGGATTCACCAAGCAGTCCAGCAAGTCATCTGTAGAAATGAATGTTTGGGAAAGGGCCACAGTCCTATCTGAGGCAATCTGTTCCACAACTGCATTCTCACTCTCACTCATCATTCGTTGCCTCTTGGTATTAGGCAGTTTTCCAAAGGATTTTCCatttttgctgacaaagtcttCACCGTCATTTTCAAATACGCCTCCTCTTTCTGAAGATGGTTCTTGTGAACCTGGTGTGACAGGTACCAGATCAAGACCGAAAGGCCTTGCCGCCTCCTGTTTCACTGTTCCTGAGCTTACGGTGTGGCTCGCAGCTTGTTCTACCCCCACGCGGCTGTGCACATCTAACTCCTCCTTTACCGTGCAGTCTCTGTTGGTTCTCAGTGCTTGTGTTCCTACCACTTCAGATGTTCCATGatgatttagaaaagcagagacgGCCCCATTTAAGTAGTGACAGTTGGCTTCATGGGATGTTTCCTCAAgctagggaaaaagaaaaactctttaaaatgGTTATACATACTTACTTAAATTGGAAACAAGCGTTCTTGTCAGagctggtttatcacaggatagtaACTGCCATGATGAAAAGTGGAAGAGACCTACCTCAGTTGGGTTTAACCAAGCTCTGGTATTGTGTGGATTCTCTGCAGTTTTCAGGGCACACACAAGCATGCGGGTGATTGCCTCTTCTACCCGGGCTTGGTGGTCCTCTTCCTAAgtcaaggttaaaaaaagaagacgtaggttttcatttgtctctgggCCTCACTGCTTGAAACAGAGGAGAGTCTCTGAGTTGTGTGTTTTGTTCTTTCATCAACATAAGCTTTGTTACTGAAGGAATGAATATGCTGTTGGCAGACCACGATTTTTCTGTATTAACTCTCTTCTGCCACCTAGAGAGAGTTGCAGAATATTTCACCAACTAAATTTAAGCACGGGTCCTGCCTGTAAGACAGAGGCCTTAAGTATGAGTCACCTGTGATATTTTCTTCAGCATTTTCCAGTCTCTGACAtgtttaaagtttctttttaaaagtatcccataaaaatgaataatccCAATAGAGGATTATTTTGACAagctaattttttgaggaatgggaaaaaaattttaataacattcttggttggatggcattgctgatgcaatggacataaaACTgggcaatctccaggagatggtgagggacagggaagcctggcatgctatagtccatggggttgtgaagagtcagacacgacttggtgactgaacaacaaacattcTTGGCCACAGGAGGAGAAGGCTAATATCTATCTTAAGGccaaatatctatctatctattgtATCTTAAGATGCAACACGTATAAACTATGGCAATCATGATAAACTACATTAAAATTAGTAACTTTTGTTCATCAAAAGACAccataaaggaaataaagaagccAGATGTCTGTAACATATATAACTGattgcaaaatatataaagaatctgCACACATCAGTAAGACAAATGacccattctttttttaaatgggcaaaaccCACGAAGACAAACATGTCAAAAAAAGAACAATTATATGagtaataaacacatgaaaataagcTTAGCCTCATTAATAATCAGGGAATTGCAAATCAAGAAGCCCATGAAACTGGCAAAAGAGGGTCTGATAATTCCAAATGATGGAGAAATGTCAAATAATTGACAGAAATCTTATACACTGATGGCGGGAATGTATGCTGACAGACATTTAGAAAACATGCAGGCATTATCTTATAAACTTGAGTACTGTATACCCTACAGAcggcaattccacttctagatatATACACATTCTCTGGAGAAACTCTTGCACATGTATACAAGAATATTctatttataaaaggaaaaagctaCAAGCAACCCAAttatccatcaacagaaaaatgaatcaataaactgtggtacattaaCACTAGAGGATATTATTATAccacagtgaaaatgaatgaCCAGCTACATGTGACAACAGAGATGAATATTAGATGAATATTAGAAACACAGATGAATATTAGAAacataatattaaatttaaaaaaaaagcaaatcctCAAGATGAGATACCACTtctcactaggatggctataataaaaaaatacgGATAACAAATGTTcataaggatgtggagaaatcagaatCTTCATACTTTGTTGGGGAATGTAAATGGTACACTGCATTGAGATTTCTGCCAATTCCTCAGAAGATTAAATCTAGAGTTAccagatggttaattttatgagTCAACTTGGGTAGGCTATGGTGACCAATTGTCTAGTCAAACACTATTCTAGATGTCACTGTGAAGATATTTCatagatgtgattaacatttatAATCAGCTGACTTAAGTAAAAGGAGATTATCCTCATAATGTAGGTAGACCTCATCTGATCAGTTGAAGGTTTTAAGAGCAAAATTTAAGGtttcttggagaagaaaaaatTCTGCCTCAAGACTGCAACAGAATTCCTAAGCCAGTTTATAGTCTGCCAGCCTATCTTACAGATTCTGGACTCTAGATGGCAACTTGAACTCATCTGAATTTCCAGCCTGCTGGCCTGCCCTGGCTGAtgtccatatgatccagcaactccacaCCCAGGTATATAccgaaagaaatggaaacatacatccacacaaaaCCATGTACATAAATGACAgcagtagcattattcataatagccaaaagtagACACGATCCAAAGGTCCATCACTGAttagtggataaacaaaatgtggtatgtctAAACAATACTTTTTAGCtataaaaaaaaggaatgaagtactgatacacgcTACTCCATGGATGATTCTTAAAAAcagtatgctaaatgaaagacGCCAGCCATGGCTGCAATCAAAGCCTCTTCTGGTTAAAGCATGTGCAGACGCAACACTGCCTCAGGTGGGAGAGGCGGACTTGAACATAATGGTAGCCATTCTTTTGTCAAGTGGAGCAGGCAGCCAGGATTAAGCATAGCATATTGGAGGGAAAAAGCCTTTGgcagaaataaaatgataaaacctAGCACTGAAAGACTGCTCTGAGACGATGTGTAAGTCAGGACTGTGAACTGCGCAAGTAGTAATGAGGACCCTGAGCCAAGAAGCAGATATTTCCAGCCCAGATGATGTAGAATGGGACTAGCACCATGGGACATGTGTGGCAGGTTCAGCTGGGCCCAACACAGTTCTCCTAATAGTCAAAGGAGCAGACCCAGCACACCAACCTCAGGGCGCACTGTGCCCTGAGAAGAAAGAGAACAGCATGTCACAAAAACCCTACTTCCAACCTCAGCATCCACCAACAGAGCACAGAATCCATAACCTATAGCACAGCAAACAAAGTAACACGGGAGTGTTGGTTAAAATTAATCATCAAGTTATAAAGACAGGCACTGTGTATCTTAAAAGCAAGGAGATGGCAtttgttagaaaaagaaaataccagcTCAATCCATGAGTTTATACTGACAGTGACAGGATCAATGGATTCCACATAATGCCACCAGTGTCTGGGAACAAACAGAAcctgaaaaccaaacaaaaaacagttagcacaaaaccaaaacattttATTCTTATGTCAGAATCAGATCTAAATTGAAGCTgctagggaaaaaaattcaaatgaatttaTAGCAATATTGTaataggaaagggaaaaataagaaaaagctcCCATaatccttttattccttttaaaaaaaaattaacaagtttGCATGTTCTACAAAggatattggcttccctggtggctcagatgggaagatcccctggagaagggaacggcaacccactccagtattcttgcctgaagaattccatggacagaagagcctggcaggctataagtccgtggggtcgcaaggagttggacacgactgagcgactaccactttcactttttcacaaagGGTATTACCAGCTTCTCCAGTCTCTACTCTCCTTTATGCTGGACCGTCTTTGTCTGCATCCAAATCTTGGTAAAGGATTCTGAGATTATAACTCTTCCTCCTTTCCATCACATAAGAATTATATGAGTTCTGAGAAAGGGCGTATGTAAAAATATAGGACATAGTTTCTGACTTCTCACGGTATAAAATCTAGCcaatgaaataaaatctatagAACAGTGGCATTACATAAGGGTAAATCAGAGGAGTGGACACTGGTGGTAGGAGGTGAGAGAAGCAGGCACAAACTAGGGAGGCCAGGGGCAACCCGGATGAAGGAAGTGTGATTTGAACCACGACTAGGAGAGAAAGAGGACATGCCAGGAGGGGGAAGTGAGCAAGGGAGGTAGGACTGTCGAGGGATAGCAAGCAGGCCAGTTTTACCACTGCAGAAGGAATAATGGGGAATAAAGTAGGAGAATCAGGTTAGGGCCAGTGGAGGGCCCTGAATTCAGAATAAAGAATCTGGATTTTATATCCTGTAGGCAGTACAAGTTCCTGAGAAGTTCTGAGTAAGTGGACGGTTAAAATAGTGACATTATGGGAGAGTCTGGGAAAGACAGGAGAGTCCTGCAATGGTCCACTTATTAAATTAAATGTTAAGATTTAAATAGGAAGTAACAGCAAACGAAAGCAATGGGCAGAGCCAAGAAGGACTGTATCTGTCCAGACTCACTGCAAGAGTCTGTGAAAGGCCAAGTAGAGTAGATGGAGATGATCTGAAACTTTTGGGTTTGGATTTAGAAAATGGTAGCACTTGCTACAGACAAGGTGGAGATGGGAAGAGAGCTCCTTTCAGGAGAATTAGGCACTGAAAATGGCCACTACAGCCACTGGATCTAGTCATTAGGAGGTCTTGAAAGTCCTATCACAGTTTACTTTCAGTACAGAGGTAAGAGAGGGAGCCAGTTTATGGTGGATTCAGGAAAGAGAATGATGTAAAAAAACTGATACAATGGACAGAAATACTCATTGAATTTGGCTAgtaaagtagaagaaaaaaaagaattagcagccacttcacacccactaaaATGGCTATAGTTGTAGtaatataataatagtaataatatcaataataataaaggaagataacaagtgttggagaggatgcAAAGCAATTAGAACCCACACagattgctggtgggaatgtaaaatggtgcagctgctatggaaaacagtttggcaattccccaaaagttaaaacacagaattaacatatgacccagcaattccactgctacataaatacccaagagaactgaaaatatacGCTCTTACAAAACcttgtacacaaatatttatggCAGTATTAGTCATAATAaccaaaaaagtggaaacaacccaaatacccaTCAGGTgtttaatggataaataaaatgtatattcacaTAATGGAacaacagtcagttcagttcagttgcttagtcgtgtctgactctttgcgaccccatggactgcagcactccaggcttccccatccatcacaaactcctggagcttgctcaaactcatgtccattgagtcggtgatgccatccaaccatttcatcctttattgtccccttctcctcctgccttcaatctttcccagcatcagggtcttttcaaatgagtcagttcttcacatcaggtggccaaagtattgtagtttcagctccagcatcagtccttccaatgactattcaggactgatttcctttaggattgactggttggatctccttgcggtccaaggggctctcaagagtcttctccaacaccacagttcaaaagcatcaattcttcggtgctcagctttctttatgatccaactctcacatccatacatgactactggaaaaaccatagctctgactacatggaccttcgtcggaaaagaaatgtctctgcttttgaatatgctgtctagattggtcatagcttttcttccaagagcgtCTTttggtttcatggctgcagtcaccatctgcaatgactctggagcccaagaaaatagagtctgttactgtttccattgtttccccatttatttgccatgatcttagttttttgaaagttgagttttaagccaactttttcactctcctctttcactttcatcaagaggctcttcagtgcctcttcactttctgccataagggtggtgtcatctgcgtatctgaggttattgatgtttcttccagcaatcttgatttcagcttgtgcttcatccagcccagcattttacatgctgcactctgcatataagttaaataagcagggtgacaatatacagtcttgacgtactcctttcctgatttggaaccagtctgttgtttcatgtccagttctaactgttgcttcttgacctgcgtacagattgctcaggaggcaggtaaggtggtctggtattctctcttgaagaatattcccGTTAgttgtaatctacacagtcaaaggctttggcgtaatcaataaagcagaggtagatgtttttctggatctcttgctttttcgatgatccgatggatgttggcaatttgatccctggttcctctgctgtttctaaattcagctcaaacatctgaaagttcacggtttgtattgctgaaacctggcttggagaattttgagcattactttgctagcatctgaaagtgaagtgaaagtgaagtcgctcagtcgtgtccaactctttgcgaccccgtggactgtagcctaccaggcccctccgttcatgggattttccagggaagaatactggagtgggttgccattttcttctccaggggatcttcccgacccagggattgaaccgggtctcccacatcgcagacagatgctttaacctctgagccaccagggacgccccgtgctagcatctgagatgaatgcaattgtgcggtagtttcaacattctttggcattgcctttctttgggattggaatgaaaactgaccttttccagtcctgtggccactgctgagatttccaaatttgctggcatattgagtgcagcactttcatagcatcatcttttaggatttgaaagagctcaactggaattccatcacctccactagctttgctcctagtgatgcttcctaaggcccacttgactttgcattcgaGGATGTCTTGctgtaggtgaatgatcacaccattgtcgttatctgggtcatgaagatcttttttgtatggttcttctgtgtattcttgccaccccttcttaatatcttctgcttctgttaggtccataccatttctgtcctttattgtgcccatctttgcatgaaatgttcccttggtgtctctaattttcttgaagagatctctagtctttcccattctattgttttcatctattactttgcattgatcactgaggaaggctttcttatctctccttactattgtttggaactctgcattcaaatgggtatagctttcctttctcctttgcctttagcttctcttcttccctcagctatttgtaatggaacatattcatccataaaaaagaatgaggagcCGATAACATTCTACAGTGTGGATGACCCTTGAGGAGATTATGCTATGTGAAAGGGGCCGGACATAAAAGACCACAGATTGCACAACTGCACTTATGTGAGacgtccagaataggcaaatctataaagaaagaaaacagagaagtggCTGTcagggtctgggggtgggggggtaggtcaatggggagtgactgctgacaagatgaggaaacagactgcTTGAGCTGGAGCACTCGAGTGTAAAGGAGGCAGAAACAGCCAGTGAGAAGAGGACAAAGGAAGGAACACAGGCAGTTAAGAGGGATAACCAAGGAATAAAATCTCCTTAAGAGACTAAGAAAACCTggtaaatgttaataaaatattgGCCCGTAAATGCCAGTGTTGTAGAGGTGATTTTCCCCACTGGGTAGGAGCACTAAGCTTTGAACCTTTCGAGATACTTCAGAGACAGTCAGTTACAAAAGCAGCATCCATTCTTTCTTAAAAGCAAATCATTCtcaacaaatattgtatgatatcaatctacaaaatgataaaacaaatctatatacaaaacagaaacagactcacagacatagaaaaaaagcTTATGGGTATCATGTTTGGTTATGGGGGAAGGGATAATTTGGGAGtaggggattaacagatacaaactactgcaCTCAGAGTATATAGGTAACAGggatttactgtatagtacagagaactatattcaatatctttaataaattacaatggaatataacctgaaaaaatatataactgaatcactgtgctatacatctgaaactaacacaatattgtaaatcaactaaacttcaattttaaaaaagccttaAATCCCTAAATCATTCTTAGTTCATTCTGCCTTTGTTGGCCCACTAACTGGATACGCTTGAACCTGTGTTTGTGTGCCTGGATTCTAACGCAGTTGAACAGATATTAACTGCGAATAAATGTTTCAGAAGTGCTCAAGTACTCATGCCTTGACACCTTCTCTTAACCTAAATAAAAATGACTGAGCTCCTGGATCTTCCTCCACAGTCCATTCTCCTCTTCACCACCAGGAGGAGCCATGCACCCTCCTCTCATTTCCCTTCCATGACCTGTGAAGCCGGGACCGTGTGAAGCCTACAGCTGGAGAAGCTAGCATCCAATAGCAGAGCAGCAGCGAAGGGACCACTGTCAGTCATTTGTACTGGTAGGGAGGCACATGACATAGGACTTGAAAGAAGTTATAGCTGGGGTGTCCACTGACAGGTCACCAATGTTTTAAAGCTCCCATTACCTGTCCTGGGCTCAGCGTGACCATATGTCTTCGAGCTTTCCGGAACTGAGGAAAACGTTTTAAATCAGGATTGACAACATTGATTTTACTGAACACACTGGATTCTTCATAAGGGATTCTAGTTGGATAAAGGAAAGGAGTATCTTCAGGAGGAAAGAGATGCCATCTTttcctaatgaaaaaaaaagatacaagttaATATTGTAGACTTGAGACAAAAGATGTAAGAAGGCAGCAGTGACGTGCCCATTTTCACCCATTTTCATTCAATCCATAAAGGAATACAGGAGCCACCTCAGGGGTCACCTGGCCCATCTCTCACTCAGTTCTGGAATCTCCTCTGCAGACACCTGGTGGAGGTAGGGTAGCAACTAGTCGGTATCTCAGGATGTCCCAAGTAGCCCCTTTGCAGGGACAAGATCTGCTTTGTAAGATAATTCTCAAATCAAAGTCAGTCTCCTCATAAGCTGTTTCCATTCCTATAGACAGAGCTACCTAGAATAACCTCCGCTCTTTCAAATCTCTGTATTCTTATCTTATCCAGAGTAACCTGTCAGGGTTCTGTCCATCAAGTTAAATTTTCAGACTTCTCCCTGTTTGGACCGTGAATTTCTTAAgctaaacatttgttaaattgattcattaaggaagagaaatGCACAAATGATGCCACACAATAAAAAGTAGTATAATATAGGAAtttgcaaaaagagaaaactgtaaaATGGTTTagtcactttaaatttttttggaaaatggAAGTGATAAATCTTAACTTACAAAACATTAGACACACCAATACTTGGAGCCAACAGGGGGAGGACATCTGAGGCAAAGAAGGGAGAAGTGAAAAGGGAAGAGACACAGACAGAAATCCACAGATGGGGaagtagagagagaaaagaacCAAGTTCTGAGACAAGTCCTAAAGCCCTCCAGTGACCCCTGGCAGTTACAGTAGGGCTATCTTGTCCTTTCAAGATAGGTGATTACATTTCTTAAACTAGGAAGTATAAAGTCTTATTTTGCCTTAGAGATGATAAAGCTGCTCCCTTCCCCTGGACTCGTTTGGGAGAATATGTTTAGAATGTCAGAGCTGGAAAGACCTTATCagtctaattttattttcaaagaagtgGAAGAAGGAGCCAGCTAAGCAGACAACTGTCTAGCTGAACTGGGAGTGGACGCCTGGAAGTTCTGGATCAGATTTCTAAGAGCAATCCTGATCATGGCTGAGAGACATAGCACATAAAAACCACCGTGTATGCTGCTCCCCTTATTTCACAAAGGAGGAGACTGAACCAGAGGTTAAGAGATTTGCCCTGGTCATGAGACAGGCTGATAGAATGGAGCAGGGAGTCCTGCTGCCTACCCAATAGTCACTGCTTTTCCTGTgcaacacacaaagacacacacacacacacacacacacacacacacaaacacatttctctctctctctctccctcctgcatGCCTATGCACATGTGCATTACCTTCCTTGTACCTGGAATACTAAGTTGCAACCATAGGTGTCCAGATGACAGGGTGTATGGGCCCCCAGGGAGCCGATCCACAATGTACTTTcccgtccatttcttccaggaaacCCAAAGTCAGACCATATCACATCCTGTtatgaaaataaagttacagtCCATCAAGAAACAACCAACTCTGCTGTACAGTAGTGTCACACATTTTCACTTACACATCTGGTTTGGGGCAATGGGAACCACTCTGTTACAGAAAGCACTACAGACGGAAGAGCTTAGGTTTGCAGAGCAGGCCAAGAATTCTTTTTAACCAATTACATATCTGAATGACCTCACTAATAGCagttactcaacaaatatttaatgtctGCCTACAACACGCCTGGCACTCTCCTAGAACATGTGATCAATCAGTGAACAAAAAGACAACAACGCCCACCCAAATGAAGCCTACATTTTAGAGGCTGGAGACCGACAAGAAACACTAGGCAGAGTTATGAGGATATCTGGTGGAAGTGACTCAGGCAGTAGGAACAGTGACTGCAAGGGAaacacaagtttttaaaaaaaaaatctctgaagcTCAACTCATGAATCCAGAAAGGCATATTCCCTCTAAACAGTGTAGATATTTCGAGGTATAAGTAATACATTAACTTTTTGCACTTCAAAGACCACATGAAAGAAGGCTTCTCCTAGGTGGTGGgtgttcagttggtcagtcgtgtcttactctttgcagcctcatggccTGCATtatgccatgcttctctgtccttcactatctctcagagtttgctcaaactcatgtccattgagtctatgatacCATCCCaaagtctcatcctctgttgctcccttctcctcctgccttcattcaatcttttccagtatcagggtcttttccagtgagtcagctctttgtatcaggtgaccaaagtactagaggttcagcttcagtatcagtccttccaatgaatattcagggttgatttcatttaggattgactgatctgatttccttgtagtccgagggaccctcaagagtcttctccagcaccacagttcgaaagcatcaattctttggcgctcaaccttctttatggtccaactctcacatctgtacatgactactgaaaaaaaccacagctttgactatacgaacttttgtcagcaaagtgatgtttttgctttctaatatcctgtctaggtttgtctccTGGGTTAGTGTAGTTGTTTAAAACTATAGGTGCCTTTACTATTACCTACTAAATCAGAGTGTCCAGGTGGGGGAGACACAGCACATATTTTGAAACACTACTGCTATGCTCCTTAAAGTCATGAACTCTTTAAGTGTAAAGAACTTTAAGACAGAGACCGCACTTTGAACTTGGCACTCCTTATGTCTAGTTCTCTTTCAACAAACTGCTCTGCTTGATTTTATTTAGGCTTAAAGAAAGAatgttcttgtttttaaataaaagttggaAAACTACAAATGTAGTTTGACATAAACTCAAATCCATGaacttaaaatatgtataagCTGAAAAGAAAAGGACACACTATTGAGTCAGACAGAAAGgtttggctttatttattttctgagtcATGAATTTTTCCTAttgaattttaaagaataaagcaaaataaaaaacacttttaGGTGCAGAACATTGTCCTAAATACTGACACTAGTTTTAACAGTGTCTTCAATctgcattttctattttaagaggCA is a window of Ovis aries strain OAR_USU_Benz2616 breed Rambouillet chromosome 1, ARS-UI_Ramb_v3.0, whole genome shotgun sequence DNA encoding:
- the HSPBAP1 gene encoding HSPB1-associated protein 1 isoform X3, encoding MAASPGAITNADSALGGGEKEDKHVKPFTPEKAKEIIMCLQQPAVFYNMAFDWPARLWTAKHLSEVLHGKQIRFRMGRKSTDTAPQFETACNYVEATLEEFLSWNCDQSSISGAFRDYDHSKFWAYADYKYFVSLFEDKTDIFQDVIWSDFGFPGRNGRESTLWIGSLGAHTPCHLDTYGCNLVFQVQGRKRWHLFPPEDTPFLYPTRIPYEESSVFSKINVVNPDLKRFPQFRKARRHMVTLSPGQEEDHQARVEEAITRMLVCALKTAENPHNTRAWLNPTELEETSHEANCHYLNGAVSAFLNHHGTSEVVGTQALRTNRDCTVKEELDVHSRVGVEQAASHTVSSGTVKQEAARPFGLDLVPVTPGSQEPSSERGGVFENDGEDFVSKNGKSFGKLPNTKRQRMMSESENAVVEQIASDRTVALSQTFISTDDLLDCLVNPQVTRLVAQLLIQGRSM
- the HSPBAP1 gene encoding HSPB1-associated protein 1 isoform X4 produces the protein MAASPGAITNADSALGGGEKEAPQFETACNYVEATLEEFLSWNCDQSSISGAFRDYDHSKFWAYADYKYFVSLFEDKTDIFQDVIWSDFGFPGRNGRESTLWIGSLGAHTPCHLDTYGCNLVFQVQGRKRWHLFPPEDTPFLYPTRIPYEESSVFSKINVVNPDLKRFPQFRKARRHMVTLSPGQVLFVPRHWWHYVESIDPVTVSINSWIELEEDHQARVEEAITRMLVCALKTAENPHNTRAWLNPTELEETSHEANCHYLNGAVSAFLNHHGTSEVVGTQALRTNRDCTVKEELDVHSRVGVEQAASHTVSSGTVKQEAARPFGLDLVPVTPGSQEPSSERGGVFENDGEDFVSKNGKSFGKLPNTKRQRMMSESENAVVEQIASDRTVALSQTFISTDDLLDCLVNPQVTRLVAQLLIQGRSM
- the HSPBAP1 gene encoding HSPB1-associated protein 1 isoform X2, encoding MAASPGAITNADSALGGGEKEDKHVKPFTPEKAKEIIMCLQQPAVFYNMAFDWPARLWTAKHLSEVLHGKQIRFRMGRKSTDTAPQFETACNYVEATLEEFLSWNCDQSSISGAFRDYDHSKFWAYADYKYFVSLFEDKTDIFQDVIWSDFGFPGRNGRESTLWIGSLGAHTPCHLDTYGCNLVFQVQGRKRWHLFPPEDTPFLYPTRIPYEESSVFSKINVVNPDLKRFPQFRKARRHMVTLSPGQVLFVPRHWWHYVESIDPVTEEDHQARVEEAITRMLVCALKTAENPHNTRAWLNPTELEETSHEANCHYLNGAVSAFLNHHGTSEVVGTQALRTNRDCTVKEELDVHSRVGVEQAASHTVSSGTVKQEAARPFGLDLVPVTPGSQEPSSERGGVFENDGEDFVSKNGKSFGKLPNTKRQRMMSESENAVVEQIASDRTVALSQTFISTDDLLDCLVNPQVTRLVAQLLIQGRSM
- the HSPBAP1 gene encoding HSPB1-associated protein 1 isoform X5 — encoded protein: MAASPGAITNADSALGGGEKEAPQFETACNYVEATLEEFLSWNCDQSSISGAFRDYDHSKFWAYADYKYFVSLFEDKTDIFQDVIWSDFGFPGRNGRESTLWIGSLGAHTPCHLDTYGCNLVFQVQGRKRWHLFPPEDTPFLYPTRIPYEESSVFSKINVVNPDLKRFPQFRKARRHMVTLSPGQVLFVPRHWWHYVESIDPVTEEDHQARVEEAITRMLVCALKTAENPHNTRAWLNPTELEETSHEANCHYLNGAVSAFLNHHGTSEVVGTQALRTNRDCTVKEELDVHSRVGVEQAASHTVSSGTVKQEAARPFGLDLVPVTPGSQEPSSERGGVFENDGEDFVSKNGKSFGKLPNTKRQRMMSESENAVVEQIASDRTVALSQTFISTDDLLDCLVNPQVTRLVAQLLIQGRSM
- the HSPBAP1 gene encoding HSPB1-associated protein 1 isoform X1, which translates into the protein MAASPGAITNADSALGGGEKEDKHVKPFTPEKAKEIIMCLQQPAVFYNMAFDWPARLWTAKHLSEVLHGKQIRFRMGRKSTDTAPQFETACNYVEATLEEFLSWNCDQSSISGAFRDYDHSKFWAYADYKYFVSLFEDKTDIFQDVIWSDFGFPGRNGRESTLWIGSLGAHTPCHLDTYGCNLVFQVQGRKRWHLFPPEDTPFLYPTRIPYEESSVFSKINVVNPDLKRFPQFRKARRHMVTLSPGQVLFVPRHWWHYVESIDPVTVSINSWIELEEDHQARVEEAITRMLVCALKTAENPHNTRAWLNPTELEETSHEANCHYLNGAVSAFLNHHGTSEVVGTQALRTNRDCTVKEELDVHSRVGVEQAASHTVSSGTVKQEAARPFGLDLVPVTPGSQEPSSERGGVFENDGEDFVSKNGKSFGKLPNTKRQRMMSESENAVVEQIASDRTVALSQTFISTDDLLDCLVNPQVTRLVAQLLIQGRSM